One window of the Lepidochelys kempii isolate rLepKem1 chromosome 23, rLepKem1.hap2, whole genome shotgun sequence genome contains the following:
- the LOC140902071 gene encoding LOW QUALITY PROTEIN: peptidoglycan-recognition protein SB1-like (The sequence of the model RefSeq protein was modified relative to this genomic sequence to represent the inferred CDS: inserted 2 bases in 1 codon), producing the protein MNCVLEGKAFRSDALGSETLAVNDLFPDRGTGLWHSQIPRGHVRSRSCAELGSTEKPVGGFDGLHPGRSPGWSQGRDPCFLIGEDXRVYKGRGWSSMGAHAKNWNDKSLGISFLGSFSPVSPDNTTLTAAKSLIQCAVYRGFLSESYTLKGHCNVKSTQCPGDALYEAISQWPEFEA; encoded by the exons ATGAACTGTGTGCTGGAAGGAAAAG cctttCGAAGCGACGCCCTGGGGAGCGAGACACTGGCTGTGAATGACCTGTTCCCAGATAGAGGGACCGGCCTGTGGCACTCACAGATTCCCAGGGGTCATGTTCgcagcagaagctgtgctgaGCTTGGAAGCACTGAAAAGCCCGTGGGTGGGTTTGACGGGCTGCACCCCGGCCGGAGCCCTGGCTGGAGTCAGGGAAGGGATCCCTG CTTCCTGATCGGTGAAGA GAGAGTCTACAagggcagaggctggagcagcatgGGGGCCCATGCCAAGAACTGGAACGATAAGTCACTGGGAATCAGCTTCCTGGGCAGCTTCTCTCCCGTCT CCCCTGACAACACCACCCTGACCGCTGccaagagcctgatccaatgtGCTGTCTACAGGGGCTTCCTGAGTGAAAGCTACACCCTGAAGGGGCATTGCAACGTGAAGTCAACCCAATGCCCCGGGGACGCCCTCTATGAGGCCATAAGCCAGTGGCCTGAGTTTGAAGCCTGA